One genomic region from Streptomyces sp. Li-HN-5-11 encodes:
- the secE gene encoding preprotein translocase subunit SecE: protein MTDAVGSIDTPDAQDEVTETKKGRKGGKRAKKGPLKRLALFYRQIIAELRKVVWPTRNQLSSYTTVVIFFVAVMIALVTVIDYGLNHAAKYVFG, encoded by the coding sequence ATGACGGACGCCGTGGGCTCCATCGACACGCCTGATGCCCAGGACGAGGTCACGGAGACCAAGAAGGGCCGCAAGGGCGGTAAGCGTGCCAAGAAGGGCCCGCTCAAGCGCCTTGCCCTGTTCTACCGTCAGATCATCGCGGAGCTCCGCAAGGTCGTCTGGCCCACACGCAACCAGCTGTCGTCGTACACGACCGTGGTGATCTTCTTCGTTGCCGTCATGATCGCCCTGGTGACCGTGATTGACTATGGGCTCAACCACGCGGCCAAGTACGTCTTCGGCTGA